In the Marinobacter sp. Arc7-DN-1 genome, TCGTGCAGGAAGCCTTCGTGGACCAGTTCCAGAACCCGTTTCTTGTCCTCATTCCTGACCGTGTCTTTGAACAGGGCACCCTCCATGCTGATCCATGCACTGGCTTCAAAGCCCCGATTCCAGGCAGACAGTGCCAGCCCGTGAGGGCCGCAGCCGCCGTGGCCGGCAAGCATGAAGATGGTGGTCGCCTCTCGCCAGATTCTCAGCTCTTCCAGGGTTGTGAGCAGTTGCTGCTCATCCAGGGCAGCCATGGCCATGATCAGCGCTGCCGGGCCACAGGAAAAATCCGTTGTCTGCGGGTAATAGGGCACGGCCTGAAATTCACGGGAGGGCTCATAGAACAGGATCCGCCGCTCAAAGCGCAGGGCATCACCGTGGTCTTCGTAATAGTCCCGGTAGGTTCCGAACTGGCGGTACCCGAGGCGTTTATACAGATTGATGGCGCCCCGGTTGTCCTCCCGGACTTCCAGCCGCATGATGATGCGACCCGCTTTAACGGCTTCCTCTTCCGCCTCCTGAACCAGCTTTTCACCTACACCCTGGCCGCGCACGGACGGCGAGACGGCAATGGAGTAGATCCGGGCAAGGCGGGTGGCAGCGCTCATCAGAACCAGACAGTAACCCACCAGGTCTTCGCCGGCTTCAGCGACGATCAGCCGGTCTCTGGGCATTTCCAGGAAACGGCGGAAACTGCGCCGGGACAACCGGTCCTCGGTGAAACACCGGTTTTCAAGCAACACCAGGGCGTCAAGGTCCATGCTGGAAGCTTGTCGGAGCTGGAAATCAGGCATCGTAATGCGGCCTTGAGAAGAGCTTTGAGGGCGTGCAGGCAGGCTTCCCTGATCCGGCTATTATGGTAGAGAGTCCAGGGTTCGCAAAGTGTGCAAACATGCGTAAAAGCACGCATCATGCGCCGATTGTACCGGTTTTGTTACCGGCGTATTGTTGCGGCAGATAACACAGGCAATAACCTTCAGGGAGGATCGCCTTTAATGTCCCGCTTGCTCATTGTAGTGGACCGCGCCAAAGACTGGGCACCGTATTATCCCAGTGAAGATGTGCTGACCTTCGATCAATATCTTCAGTTCTCGGCGCCACCTGCCAGCCGGGTGCGCGTTATTAACCTTTGTCAGAGTGCAAAATACCTGAGCCGGGGCTACTACTGCTCGCTGCTGGCGGAGGCCCGTGGCCACCATGTGGTGCCCTCGGTCATGACTCTGAACGATCTGAGTCGAAAGGGACTGTTTTCCCTGGAGCTGGAAGAGCTGGACGCCAGCGTGATTAACTGGCTCGAAGCCGCTGGTTCGGCCATTAACCCGGCCAGCGATGAGCGCGAGGCGACCCACGAGGTGAAGGTCCGGACCTGCTTCGGACAGTCTGAGCACCCGGAGCTCAAGCCTGTTGCCCGGGCTCTGTTCGAGCGCTTCCCCTGCCCGATTCTCGAGATCGTATTCAAGCGCCGCAAGCAGTGGCAGATTGAATCCATGAAACCGGCGGCCCCGGCGGATCTGGGTGAGCATGAACAGGACGTGTTTGCGGCCGCCCTGGACCGCTTCAGCAGCATGGTGTGGCGCAAGCCCCGAACGCGCCGTCGCTACCGTTACGACCTGGCCGTGCTGGTGAACCCGGATGAGGAAATGCCGCCAAGCGACAAGGTTGCCCTGAAACGATTTGTGAAGGCCGGACGGAAGCTGGGTATCAATGTGGAACAGATCACCCGGCGGGATTACATGCGGTTGCCGGAATACGATGGTCTTTTCATCCGGGAAACCACGGCCATTGACCACCACACCTATCGGTTTGCCCGCAAGGCGGATGCCGAGGGTATGGTGGTGATCGATGATCCGGTATCGATCCTCAAATGCACCAACAAGGTTTTCCTGGCGGATCTGCTGAAGAATAACAAGGTTCCGACGCCCAAGACTCTGATCCTTTCAAAGGACCAGAAGGATGCGGTTGAGCAGGTTATCAGGGAATTGGGTTTTCCGGCAGTGATCAAGATCCCGGACGGGGCTTTTTCAAGGGGAGTCACCAAGGCCGAAGATGAAAAGTCCCTGCGTGCCGGCCTCCGGGACCTGTTCAAGCAGTCGGCGCTGGTGCTGGCCCAGGAATACCTGTACACGGATTACGACTGGCGAATCGGTGTACTGGGCGGGCGGGCTATCTACGCCTGCAAGTACATGATGGTGAAAGGCCACTGGCAGATATACCAGCACGGCGAATCCGCAAGCGAAAGTGGTGGTTTCGAGACCATGCCGACCTATGAGGTGCCAAGGAACGTCATTCAGGCCGCGCTGAACGCAACAAAGCTGATTGGTAACGGACTTTATGGCGTGGATATCAAGCAATCCGGAAACCGGGTTGCCGTGATCGAAGTGAATGACAACCCGAGCATTGATGCCGGTGTTGAAGACAAATTTCTGGGAGGGGAGCTGTACACCCTGATCATGCAGGAGTTCCTGTCCCGGATGGAGGAGAATCGGCGCCGTTAGCAGGCGCCGGGTCGATCTCAGGGGCCACCAGCTACCCAGACCCGGATACTGCCAAACCACGGATAGTCCCGTAGCTGATCCCGGATATTTTCCGAGGTAAAGGGGGTCTTTGTTTCCGGCTCGTCCAGGAACAGCTCCAGGTGCACCTTGTTCTTCAGGTAATGAAGTCGCAATCGGCTGTGCTGGGGCAGTTCCCCCAAATGCCGGGCCAGGATGGCCCGGATATCTTCCCTTGAAGGCAGGCGTTCCGAGGTTGGGGGCTGATCTTCGTCATTTTCGGCATCAATGTGGAAGTTGATGTCCCGGATGTTGTCCAGGGCATCCCTCATTCCAGAGACTACCTGCATACCAATCTGATGCCCTTCCGAGACGCTGATTTCCGGCCGCACCACAAGATGAATGTCCAGCAGGATATCATGGCCCATCCGGCGGCTGCGGAGTTCATGAACGTTCCGGACACCATCGGTATCCCGGGCGATGCTCTTGAGCATTTCCGTGTCTTCGGGAGAGAGCCCCGTGTCCACCAGCTCTTTGACGCTGTCCCAGGTGAATTTCCAGCCAATGTGAATAATGATCCCTGCAATTATCACGGCCGCAAACACATCCAGCCACACCAGTCCAAGCATCGCCCCGGCGGTGGAGACCACGACTACCACGGAAGAAAATGCATCGGTACGGCTGTGCCAGGCATTGGCAATAATCAGGTCTGACCGTATGGCCAGGCCGACCTGGCGGGTGTAACGGTAAAT is a window encoding:
- a CDS encoding cation diffusion facilitator family transporter; translated protein: MQQPISPAQQHRDNLAVEMKEASRVTIIGMILDAVLGIIKVIAGALFHSQALIVDGIHSFTDVASDLVVLGVMKVSRQEPDEDHPYGHQRIETFGTLVLGSILIAVGAALAWENTLRLIEGGVETVPGWPVLVAAAASVVGKEWIYRYTRQVGLAIRSDLIIANAWHSRTDAFSSVVVVVSTAGAMLGLVWLDVFAAVIIAGIIIHIGWKFTWDSVKELVDTGLSPEDTEMLKSIARDTDGVRNVHELRSRRMGHDILLDIHLVVRPEISVSEGHQIGMQVVSGMRDALDNIRDINFHIDAENDEDQPPTSERLPSREDIRAILARHLGELPQHSRLRLHYLKNKVHLELFLDEPETKTPFTSENIRDQLRDYPWFGSIRVWVAGGP
- a CDS encoding RimK family protein gives rise to the protein MSRLLIVVDRAKDWAPYYPSEDVLTFDQYLQFSAPPASRVRVINLCQSAKYLSRGYYCSLLAEARGHHVVPSVMTLNDLSRKGLFSLELEELDASVINWLEAAGSAINPASDEREATHEVKVRTCFGQSEHPELKPVARALFERFPCPILEIVFKRRKQWQIESMKPAAPADLGEHEQDVFAAALDRFSSMVWRKPRTRRRYRYDLAVLVNPDEEMPPSDKVALKRFVKAGRKLGINVEQITRRDYMRLPEYDGLFIRETTAIDHHTYRFARKADAEGMVVIDDPVSILKCTNKVFLADLLKNNKVPTPKTLILSKDQKDAVEQVIRELGFPAVIKIPDGAFSRGVTKAEDEKSLRAGLRDLFKQSALVLAQEYLYTDYDWRIGVLGGRAIYACKYMMVKGHWQIYQHGESASESGGFETMPTYEVPRNVIQAALNATKLIGNGLYGVDIKQSGNRVAVIEVNDNPSIDAGVEDKFLGGELYTLIMQEFLSRMEENRRR
- the rimI gene encoding ribosomal protein S18-alanine N-acetyltransferase; the encoded protein is MPDFQLRQASSMDLDALVLLENRCFTEDRLSRRSFRRFLEMPRDRLIVAEAGEDLVGYCLVLMSAATRLARIYSIAVSPSVRGQGVGEKLVQEAEEEAVKAGRIIMRLEVREDNRGAINLYKRLGYRQFGTYRDYYEDHGDALRFERRILFYEPSREFQAVPYYPQTTDFSCGPAALIMAMAALDEQQLLTTLEELRIWREATTIFMLAGHGGCGPHGLALSAWNRGFEASAWISMEGALFKDTVRNEDKKRVLELVHEGFLHDIGQTGIQLHHDPLTLEAMEEALHEGRVPVILISTWQLNRSRVPHWVTVCAIDDQFVYLHDPEIDVDAGETVADKQYLPVDKRVFSQMSRYGRNQPLQAAVIVGPKRPG